The genomic DNA ttgacgaatccccgacgactctgcctggactccaaattacgtttcacaacagagtacatgCGAGAAGTGATATGAGatacgaaaacaaatgcatgaatatatgttatgcatttcagaatattatgtgtatgtttttaatcgccttaaggcatcatatattttattggttataatatgaaaaagtacctcctactgaaaaatctacctatttgcttacctgactgtccaagagaattggcaatttctctccaactcttctctttctccacccagttgtggtacagttcagaggaaacatcaaatagccactggtgctcctgccaatATTTTactaatttttcctccattttttCGGTCCAgtgagactttcttgataccgcAGCCGTGCTATTTGATGTTCTattgcaggtacatcaggactcctcccactgacaattcccgtgccccgtttcttgctctctcattggctgtaggtcaaccctgcagttgtattcagtcaaaacacatttcatattgcgtgatttggaatcgcagacaggtccagatatttaacatgctagatatctcgctgaTATCGGATCacgtctttgataattcatacattgcgttcgtcgctcacgggagcgagctctgatttgcctatgatttcgggcttttgtcggcgatctccacAAAATTGTTGGCGAGTGACATTTTGTTGGTTCCTTGATTTTATTACTGTGGTGTCATGATGGGTAGCCCCACATTtcattttacagtgcatccggaaagtattcacagcgcttcactttttcaacattttgttatgttacagccttattccaaaatggattaaattaattattttcctcaaaattctacaaacagtaccccataatgacaacgtgaaagaagtttgtttgaaatctttgcaaatttattaaaaataaaaaatgaaaaaaatcacatgtatataagtattcacagcctttgccatggcactcaaaattgagctcaggtgcatcctgtttccactgatcatccttgagatgtttctacaacttgattggagtccacctgtggtaaattcagttgattggacataatttggaaaggcacacacctgtctatataaggtcccacagttaacagtgcatgtcagagcacaaaccaagccatgaagtccaaggaattgtctgtagacctccgagacaggattgtatcgaggcacagatctggggaagggtacagaaaaatttctgctgcattgaaggtcccaatgagcacagtggcctccatcatccgtaaatggaagaagtttggaaccaccaggactcttcctagagctggccgcccggccaaactgagtgatcgggggagaagggccttagtcagggaggtgaccaagaacccgatggtcactctgacagagctccagcgtttctctgtggagagacaaccatctctgcagcactccaccaatcaggcctgtatggtagagtggccaaacggaagccactcctcagtaaaaggcacatgacagcccgcctggagtttgccaaaaggcacctgaaggactctcagaccatgagaaacaaaattctctggtctgatgaaacaaagattgaactctttggcctgaatggcaaccgtcatgtctggaggaaaccaggcaccgctcatcacctggccaatatcgtccctacagtgaagcatggtggtggcagcatcatgctgtggggatgtttttcagtggcaggaactgggagactagtcaggatggagggaaagatgaatgcagcaatgtacagagacatccttgatgaaaacctgctccagagcgctctggacctcagactggggcgaaggttcatcttccaacaggacaacgaccctaaacacacagccaagataacaaagaagtggctatgggacaactctgtgaatgtccttgagtggcccagccagagcccagacttgaacccgattgaacatctctggagagatctgaaaacgctccccatccaacctgatggagcttgagaggtcctgcaaagaagaatgggagaaactacccaaaaataggtgtgccaagcttgtagcatcatactcaaaaagacttgaggctgtaattggtgccaaaggtgcttcaacaaagtattgagcaaaggctgtgaattcatgtgcatgtgattttctttttttttttctttttttttttcttttaataaatttgcaaagatttcaaacaaacttctttcacgttgtcattatggggtattgtttgtagaattttgaggaaaataatgaatttaatccattttggaataaggctgtaacataacaaaatgtggaaaaaatgaagcgctgtgaatactttccggatgcactgtatgtcaaaAATCCTGttccatataaaaatatattatacaaaacattgaatatgttctgattggctgtgatttgtaccacattttcactttcagtgtggacagacaaataaaATATTGGTGTAATCTTGTCACATCACACCTGTTTTGGGCACTGTGTAAGGCATGTGGACATTTACTTATAAACTtatttgtaattctcattattttcaAAGACGActgattactgtaatacaatatttaaaaaaataactttaataaaatgatttaaattaaatGAGCTTAAATTACAACAAATAGTACCATgatatgtataaaaaaattttGGCATTATAATAATGGgaatgagtttttattttttttattgtagtatTAAGAATTTGGGTGGAAATATTCATGCAAATAATGTGACAATGCAAAAAAACTCCATGGTCCAAAAATAGACTTCATTTtaattaagcaaaatataatttattcatttatttgattttggggtaaatatGACCCAAACATGTTCtagtttcatgagattcacccaaataaTGAACATTGTGCATGCCTCCTACCTGCTAGTTtagggtttgtttttgttttttacactgaTTGTCACTTAATTAACTGGAGCAGTTGCCCATAGGGGAACGTGACATGGCAGTGTGAGCACTTGAAATAATAAAAGTGAGGGAGAGAAAGGATGAAAAATGGAATTCTGGTCTGGTTCATATCTCTGCAATACCTCTGAAACTAAAACAGATTCCCATGGAACTGCTTTCAGTAATTAAATTGATTTatattcaaaatttatttttagctTTTGTCCTGCAAGTTTGTCTGCTTTTACATTCTGTAAATACTCTTTGTAAATCACAAACGAAGTGCGGTATAAGCTCTTAGCTCTTTGAAAAATGAGTCCCATTTCAATTAATAGGAGTAATAATGGTTTATCAGAGCAAGGGCGGGGAGATTGTAAAAGGCTTTATTGCCTGCTGAATAATCCCCCACCAGGATCACACTCTTGTCATGTGTCTTCCCAAACATAATACTCAGACACATAGAAAGCTCTCAGAGTGGTAACCGCTGACACTTTGGTATATGTTGTGGTAACTATGATCCATTTAATGTTAAAGGTTAAATGTCACTGTACAAACAcctttttgaaagtgaaagttggaAGTGATTAACAGATACTGTAATTATTGTGTTTGCTTGACCATGAaacttccatttatttatttttttggccatttttcaCTTTTATTAGATAGGAAAGTGGAGAGGGAGACAGGAAACAACAGAGGCTGGTTACACAAGCTATGCGTAAGTTCCAGCTTTGAATAGTTAAAGCCTAAATGGCACTAAGTTACagtttacgcactactaaatatttgagcattgtaCTATTAAACTTAGATTAATTGTAACCTTACGtaaaaaaacccaaaactaaatatttacgaaAGCCGACTAGGAGGAATGGTTGGAATAAAGAAGCAAACTAAATATGACAGACTTCAATCTTTTAGACATATAAttttggcatttacactcgtttacatttacgagagagaataTTATGTAAAAAACTGACTtcagcggctcttcagcataaaaCTGATCTAAACGGTTCAATTTCCTGTGTCTGTCACTGGCATGCAAAGTTTTAACACATCCAAATACTCTATATAGGATACtacaatgaataaatgtctattttccaGTCTTTGGTATTAGTATTTATTAATTGCCCCTCATTAATTTCAGATACAGTtcctaaatattattattataatttctccccaatttggcgtgcccaattcccaatgctctctaggtcctcgtggtggcgtagtgactcacctcaatccgggtggtggaggacgaatctcagttgcctccacgtctgagatcatcaatccacacatcttatcacgtggcttgttgagcgcattaccgcggagacctagtacgtgtggaggcttcatgctattctccgtggcatccacgccaactcaccacgctccccacgagagcaagaaccacattatagcgaccacaaggaggttaacccaacatgattggcaaccaccctagcaaccgggccacttggttgcttaggaagcctgactggagtcactcagcacgccctggattcgaacttgcgactccaggtgtggtagtcagcctctttacttgctgagctacccaggcccccttaatattattatttacaaatttaaatatacGATCTGTtatatttactgatttttttatgtATCGTATTTCAATAGAACTGTAATTTATTACCACTGACAGTTACGTGAGACAAAGACAgattgaacatcaaccgtaacaaaataaaactgaaatgcacggCTTCTCAACACTTGTGTGTACAcattttgaaggctgcttattgaaTCAGTAAATGTAATTGTCATATTACATGACTATACATtgctttatggagagcttacgactaactagctaagtcttgccttaacTTGTAGTGCAACTAAATTAACCACTTAGTGACAAACTAGTAGTTACAAAGCCCCAAATGAAGTGATACCTTACGCACAGGTGGTGCAACCTTACCCAGGGGAGAAGGGATATAGGATCGGAAAAGGACCTCAAGCCGTGACTTGATCCCGGGTCACCTGTGACACTACTGCACCATATGTTGGAATACTGCCCACAAGGCTACTGCTCTGACAAAACTTCCATTTAGTTGATGGAGGAAAGGATACGTTTTTCTGTAAAGACCACCCATAATTTCACTGTCATACTGCATTTGTGAAATGCTGTCATTATGTGTAGATGGATCTGTTTACCTGAGAGCTGCCTCTGTCTCTTGCATGTCAAACCAACAGATTATGGGTCCAACTGAGACTGAGTAACATGTTAGAGACGTGTCTATTAAACAATTTATTACAGAGTGTAATATTAACAGTGGTCATGCTTCACAGTACATGGTTTAAGTTCAAGTCCTTGACAAACACCAAACTGAACAAGAGTAACAATATTAATTCTTGCTCTTTAAAGGCACTTAATTAAAACAACTCCCACCTCAACCCAATTATCATTTTGTCTGGGAGCTTTACACCACAGTAAGCTGCTCATGTTTGGTTTTACAAATCATCAGTTGTACAAACTACAAAGTGTGCTAATACAATGACTCTGCTAATCTCTGCTAATCTTGGCAAAAGCACAGAGACTCCAGGGCAATCATGGGCCACAAGCCCAACTCCAATTTATTGGCAGTTTTAGATACTGGGCTTTTCATGCCCTTGGATGTCTAGAGCTCATGGGAAATGTAAGCTGGCCCCAACGAGGTCTCAGTGGAACCCAGACTCACATGAGAGAGCGAGTGGCTGTGCCCATGAGTGCGTGAAAGTGTGTGATAGCGCGTAGATGACACCGCTGGAGATGTACACCCTTGCTCCTGCTCCGTCGCTTGTTCCGAGATCACCCCTCGATTCTGGTTTCCAGTTCCGGTGATGGCTTCTGCACCCTGCACCCCTCCACTGCCCTTTCGGTGCCTCTCCCAGGCAGAGCTCAGCTTCACTGCAAGAGCCAGCAGGTTTTTCCCCAGAAACACTGTCGATACACGTGGGTCCCTGTACCAGAGCATCCCTACCCCCCTCGGCACAAGTGTAAACAGGTTTATGGTGACCAAACTGAGCCAAGGATAGATGGCCTCCTTCCGAGCAGCCTGCAGCCCAGGCAGTGCAGTAGCACCCAGCTCTGTGAGCGACACACAAGGCAGCAACAGCAGCAACACGTAACAGTAGAAGAAAACTATACCCTCCACCCAAAGAGGAACCCCCACGCTGCCCTGTACCTCCCATAGCCCAGCTTGAAGATCCAGCACATCAAGCAAGTCTACCACCACCCACAGAAGTCGACTCCGCACCTCCTGTTTCCTACGAAGGGAAGTCATGTAATCAGCTCCTGTCAGGATGAGAAACAGCGAGGGCAGGCAGACAGAAAGTAATAGTGTCAAAGTCTTGCGGGCAAGGGGATCTGGAGGCCGCCTCTCTTGTCTGTAATTTTGACACACAAAGAAAAGCTTCAGCTGCAGCAGAGAGAGGAAAAGGAACCAGAGGGCGTTCGCGAAGCCCCGGCGGGGAGAGCGAGCTTCTGAAACCACACCGGCAGAGACAAAGCGCAGTGCCAGCAGGAAACACAGGTCACCCAGTGCAACAGCAACATATGGCCATATCGCAGGACGGGCTCCGCCTCGAGGTCCCAGCATGCTCTGCTCCAGCAGGTAGAGGTCGACCACTGCCATTGTGCTCACTGTCACCAGAGTAGACATGCACACCTGGGGCGAGGGCAACATGCTTGATGTAAAAGAAGAAACAAGGACAAAGAGACAAGAGGAAAGTTTTAGATGATATCCTTGATGTCTTGTTAAGGACACAGGATGCATGGTTATATGCTATCATAAGACAGGAATATACAGAGAAATATGCCATTGCAAAGTGAATTGGCCATATATCTTAAAAGCTTTTGTACATGTTTTAATTCTATTTATGGTCTTTTAGAACACAGGCAATTTTTATGGACTAAGCAGACAAATTGCATGAATTTCTACAAAGTGCAGGTCAAGAATCACCTTTAATATTGTCCCTTGATGCATCTTTATTGTTTGGTGATGTTTAAATGGGAAATGGGAGTTTTTGTCTTTCATATCaaaggtacactgtaaaaaccgttttaatggtaaaagattgtaaaaatgctacagtaaaaaattattgttcaattggttaatgggtagttaccttaaaatatactgtgacattttttaaatatatttaaaaagacaatccatgtagttttacggtaacattttttaaaaatatagtttttaaaatgtaaaaagtatgattttctgtataattaacagtaaaaatgtatattatgtttaacaagagaatacatgcactttttatggtaaattgttaaaattacggtaaaaaacaataaCTTGGCATTCCCAGATTTCCCTGGgtgacccagttcatttcattatattttacggGAATAGCTATGTTCTtatgtttaatatcagttatgtacattggggtattctgtgttatatttgatgtagtttagttaatgtttattacattattttaatttcacatgtgttaccctgatggtgtttagtgtttgcttgagtgacactgagcactgtctctacatgtttattggtcattgttcCAGTAAGGGCCtcttgatgaacttcatgttatCATGTGCCCGTTTGTCATTACTACggtaattaacaatacattataaagtgaaaagcagatttttacagttccagaaggttaatatatcaagtttattatttaataatataaacaacggtaatacaacataaaatatacaggcatcaaaattacatcccgtaaagactgaaacgtggttaccatattttttatggtgaatttctggcaaccaaaGCTGGCagtttttttaccgtaaatttaacaggatttttttacagtgttgttgCCAAATGTCTGTACAGAGGGTCTTGACAAATGTTGTTTGCAATTCTTGGTGACAACAATTTATGGCATTTCAAAGACAAAGGCCTTTTCAGTTTACAAAGCCTGTTAAATTGACAAGGTTTGTGAAAAGTAACGAGTAAAGTATTTGCCTAATAAAGACAGCATGTTATGCTGGTCAGGGTAAGTTTTCATCACATCCACGAAAAGCATATCTTTCTCCTTCCAGTCTAGTTGTTTTCCTCCAAGTGATGCCTCTGAAATCAGAGAACGTGCCAAAATTCTCTCTTTCTAAATGTGATTTCTTAACTCATTAATCTTTCAGTTTCTTTCATCTTTGCAAATGTCCCAAGTTTTctgtatagtatatactgtaatttTTATGTCAACCTTCATTCCcttattaattaattatgttaatAAGGGAAGCCAGGCATGCTTTTCAAGGCTTTTCCTCATGGCTTGCCTTGTCTCACATGCTTGTTTTATATTGCAGCTTCTGTCAAGTACTGCTGTAATTAACTGCTTTTGGTTTCATTATGAAATATGACATGATCAAGTATAATTCTCAGGATATGGTGTGTTTTGTACTGGGGAGCTTTTGAGATTGTAGGGGCACCTGCAAACTGTAGAAGCTCAGTCTTTACTGTATAAGAGATTCTGTCATAACACTTCATACTGATGTTGATTTTATTCATGTTTCCTCAAGCCATATATCAGAAACAGACAGCACTAAACTGTGGTATTGATTAGTGTGGAGAAATGATTGTGGGCTTTATGGTGAAATCGAATGCAGCCCTTCTCAGCTTGTTGAACTCGATGGCCGATGCCCTATAGCTGGCTACTGGCCATTTGTGTACTGCTTGAATGTCAACAACACCTGAGATTACTTTTTAATATGAAAATCATTACTGTTTAGGATATACAGAAGTGTTGTAAACATTTGCTCTGACttcgattcgattacgattcttTACCTAACGCTTACGATGCATCGTGAAATCTCAAATTTAGTCACGATTTGATTATTTTGGAACAAttcataattattaaaaaaaaaaatgctgacaaAAATATGAAAAGTTTTTACTAAACATTCTTAATTTAGAAAACACATACATGCACCAGGCTTGAGCACTAGAGTCACAGATGGTTTGGCTTATATGTGTGACTGCATATAAAAACATGTTACATGCATTATAGATAAGAATGATGTGTTTTAGATATGTTACATctagggctgtgtcgatacaatcaaatatcgatatatcacgATATTGTATCAATACTTAAATCAATGTATCATGATATCTCAGTCAGAGATGCTTCTATGAGGCACAAAAGAGACAAAATGGTCCTGCAGGATTCACAGTTTCTCTCACggacatgctggacctctctcacACATTTGGATCTAGGGCCAGGCGAGAATATTGATTTTCTACTTAATCTTCGAGAGCAAAGTCGATTATTAAAATGCCAAGatcgctctttctttctatctgcaatCCCCAACATTAGATGTGTGTAAATACTTCCCATTTGCTACAAAgtatgtctgtgattagccactggctggtagttgattagatttcactcaccagtgtttgagtggtgtagtgccatagaagttcagcactgagatctttttgactctttctgtgtaatgtgattcCAAAGACTAGATACAAGCAAACCATTGTTGtctaataatgtctcttttaatatcctttctgttctctacagtcagttatttatcaaaaacaacaaaagaaacatttaattctaatcacacattgcaTGAATGCTGTAAAGAATCCATTCGAtcaaacaaacactactgtcaaagtccctgccacaggtcttaaagagacagtaccattttagtacttgttctacatatctacaaccccaattctgaaaaagtttgttcaagacttgtcaatttgccaacatatgcttcagcaaataatccagcactttgagaacaatgttccccaaagacaaattggaaggaatttgggcatttcaccctctacagtgcacaatatagttaaaagattcaaggaatcgaaaaccacttctgactgtgcatgatctccgatccctcagaaaccactgtcttaaaaaatgtcattcatctgtaatggatatcatgacatgggctcgggttcttcagtaaacctttgttagtcaacaacattcgccactgcatccacagatgcaagttaagactttactatgcaaagcagaagccatacatcaacactgtccagaagcgctgctgacttctctgggctctgtctcatctttgatggaaagtagaacagtggaaccgtgttttttggatcaatgagtccacatttcaaatagtttttgaaaaacacatccgtcatgttctccaggccaaagaggaaaaggaccatccaagctgttatcagcgtcaggtccaaaagccagtgtctgtatgggccaggggtgtgttagtgcccatggcatgggtaactcatacatctgtgagggcacctttAATGCAGACACATATgtaaaattttggagcaacatatactgctatccagcaccgtcttttccagggacatccctgcattttccatcaggacaacttcaaaccatatactgcctggattacaagtgtgtgtctgtgtaagcagagagtgtgggtgctggattggcctgcctgcagtcctgacctgtctccaattgagaatgtgtggcgcattatgaagcacaccatacggcaacgaagaccccgtacaattgtgaatgggggaaaattccatttCTAAacttgtcttcagtgcccaaatgcttaataagtgttttaagaagaaatgttgatgtttcacagcggtaaacactcgactgtcccaacttttttggagcgttttgcaatcatctgatttgaaatgactgtacatttaaaataaataaataaattcacaaggtaaaacatcatataatgtgtagttgtagtgctttcaatatagcaaagggtgaatataatttacaaatcaccacttgtttttattagaatttctcattctgtcccaacttttttggaattggggttgtaaatagtacaaattaggcatgtaaacaacaaacatgtaacaatatactgtatatatgcaatacaatatatgcaatttcaatacaccatatttattgatgtaatacatagactacataaaaaaaaaaaagtcaccaaaattatgaaaaactgataaaatttgtaaaattatgtccgtaatttaacaagttagaaggtcccctgtataataaataacagcattagctgaaagagaatttctgtcatactgtatgcaagcaaaatggacattataactgaactatacccaaattaatttaaatgaaccttttcatgagtaggggtctaaattcctctgcagtgcagagttatttttgcatgtgacactgcacagccagtaGAGGGGGGCTGAGCGTAgatgagtatttttttatttttattattattattatatatattttttaattcttgtcataaaaaaaattctgtatataatatagtaaaagtgaacAAATGgtttatgtctgctgtactgtttttgttttattttagttttatagctgtaaaaaaacaaatgaacaaataatatcagcagtatggtttgcctatatgcaatgtttgacttctcagacattgtgtgtgtgtgtgtgtgagacaagcactatgtaaacagacttggctgcgtgcatgaATAATCGCGCTCGATCagtatgttttcactgtgagtatacgagttttaaactgttatcgtggttcTTTTGTAATAgtctctttcagaaaacaaacgtattat from Myxocyprinus asiaticus isolate MX2 ecotype Aquarium Trade chromosome 22, UBuf_Myxa_2, whole genome shotgun sequence includes the following:
- the LOC127413092 gene encoding transmembrane protein 121-like, coding for MLPSPQVCMSTLVTVSTMAVVDLYLLEQSMLGPRGGARPAIWPYVAVALGDLCFLLALRFVSAGVVSEARSPRRGFANALWFLFLSLLQLKLFFVCQNYRQERRPPDPLARKTLTLLLSVCLPSLFLILTGADYMTSLRRKQEVRSRLLWVVVDLLDVLDLQAGLWEVQGSVGVPLWVEGIVFFYCYVLLLLLPCVSLTELGATALPGLQAARKEAIYPWLSLVTINLFTLVPRGVGMLWYRDPRVSTVFLGKNLLALAVKLSSAWERHRKGSGGVQGAEAITGTGNQNRGVISEQATEQEQGCTSPAVSSTRYHTLSRTHGHSHSLSHVSLGSTETSLGPAYISHEL